A genomic stretch from Candidatus Nitrososphaera gargensis Ga9.2 includes:
- a CDS encoding LamG-like jellyroll fold domain-containing protein, whose translation MQRPRYELPLPQPQKICRHAAIVKNLAEKLAEFQASEIIDADMILGRIGRIDTAKLIWENHEEHFLNNSGQFQVTEPDGTNLYLWYTMDEASDTPNVMTDHSGGGRHGTVQLGSGVKLENKIVANYTAGKRLSKSFYCTGNGTEVIRRAHDSDLVVNQNQSFSLWLYPTDLSLDGGTSRRCVHKFEDANNGFQVTYDDMARIQYVVEKAGVGYSARCATGALLLNAWNLIVCLWQNSTNTPTIVVNNVAYSNVGGVPGFNSGTTDLVIGRQGNNTTSGRTKGYIDDFRYWQSKVLSTTEYGNLWANKLSIVALPGRVGLCDVAA comes from the coding sequence TTGCAGCGACCTCGCTATGAGCTCCCACTTCCGCAACCTCAGAAGATATGCCGACACGCGGCCATAGTCAAGAACCTGGCTGAAAAGCTGGCTGAATTCCAAGCGTCTGAAATTATCGATGCCGATATGATCCTTGGCAGGATCGGCCGGATTGACACTGCCAAGCTGATCTGGGAAAACCACGAAGAGCATTTTCTGAACAATTCCGGCCAATTCCAAGTCACCGAGCCGGACGGAACCAACCTGTATCTCTGGTACACGATGGACGAAGCAAGCGATACTCCAAACGTCATGACGGATCACTCCGGCGGCGGGCGTCACGGCACAGTCCAGCTTGGCTCTGGTGTCAAACTCGAAAATAAAATCGTGGCCAACTACACTGCCGGCAAGCGCCTGTCCAAGTCGTTTTACTGCACCGGCAACGGCACCGAAGTCATTAGGCGGGCGCATGACTCTGACCTTGTCGTAAACCAGAACCAGTCGTTCTCGCTCTGGCTTTACCCAACGGATCTCAGCCTAGACGGCGGCACGTCCCGGCGCTGCGTCCACAAATTTGAGGATGCCAACAACGGTTTTCAGGTTACATACGATGACATGGCCCGCATCCAGTATGTTGTGGAGAAGGCAGGGGTCGGCTACTCGGCAAGATGCGCGACTGGCGCACTGCTCTTGAACGCCTGGAACCTTATCGTGTGCTTGTGGCAGAACTCCACTAACACTCCAACGATTGTTGTCAACAATGTCGCTTATTCAAACGTCGGCGGCGTGCCGGGCTTCAATTCAGGGACCACAGACCTTGTAATAGGCCGCCAAGGAAACAACACTACTTCGGGCCGGACAAAGGGATACATCGACGACTTTAGGTACTGGCAGAGCAAGGTTTTGTCGACCACAGAATATGGCAACCTTTGGGCCAACAAGCTGTCAATAGTTGCTTTACCCGGGCGAGTTGGACTGTGTGACGTTGCAGCATGA
- a CDS encoding discoidin domain-containing protein: protein MGTAGLAWDVGDYISAARMNQKDELVGTGAEIAGISPTYPGQQAFCTATGSGFTVDTLYQRNAANTAWNAVGALSGAVNANLVKFSTPTSADFTIPGAGTIAVSSGASPDNMRDNNTGTSWLSNNEANPWARIDTGATRLLGAVRIYWGGTSAETPNSFKIQVSDDAVTWADVLSRTAEPALGAYTTYEFNVVYKRYVRVIAQETLAMRINEFHYYTRVTEDAIANHGHGLLS, encoded by the coding sequence ATGGGTACAGCCGGCCTTGCTTGGGATGTCGGTGACTATATCAGCGCCGCTCGGATGAACCAAAAGGACGAATTGGTAGGGACAGGCGCAGAGATAGCTGGCATTTCTCCGACTTATCCGGGACAACAAGCATTTTGCACTGCAACAGGTTCAGGATTCACAGTAGATACGCTTTACCAGCGAAATGCAGCCAACACTGCTTGGAACGCTGTCGGCGCTCTGTCAGGCGCTGTAAACGCCAATTTAGTAAAATTTTCAACGCCAACATCAGCTGACTTTACCATACCGGGTGCCGGGACGATAGCCGTTTCTTCTGGTGCGTCGCCGGACAATATGCGCGACAACAACACCGGTACGTCTTGGCTCTCAAACAACGAGGCAAACCCATGGGCCAGAATCGACACAGGGGCGACTCGCCTGCTCGGTGCCGTCCGGATCTATTGGGGCGGCACATCAGCCGAGACGCCGAACTCCTTCAAGATCCAAGTGTCGGACGATGCTGTCACCTGGGCTGATGTACTGAGCAGGACTGCCGAGCCAGCTTTGGGTGCCTATACAACCTACGAGTTCAACGTTGTCTACAAACGGTATGTCAGAGTGATAGCTCAGGAAACGCTGGCAATGAGGATAAACGAGTTCCATTACTATACACGAGTCACCGAGGACGCAATAGCAAATCATGGGCATGGGTTGTTGTCGTAA
- a CDS encoding discoidin domain-containing protein translates to MGQSGLQWDPADYVSVDRLNQKDIFTGTATQIDAIKTTYAGMRVYCTQAGGINNLEADVLYIRNSQNTAWIKIARMNQEANPKQVTFSSPDSLDWTDPVSVTVSSGGSETVVCNPNAPDNYYSMSANYNQREAERITDTSLRNKALVSVKWYLAKGGSPTGNVECRIRKVSDDSIVATATNPIAASSLSESSYTRHTFNFPANTLTPNEDCRIAVEYPSGDASNYIKVGVHTGSGNTYAGGHREGYSGAWNITDTSHDFNIEIIFGSGANIKDNNTSTKWTSLNEANPWAYVEVASTSKPTGAIRVFWGNSNETPTNYKVQHSNNASSWTDLLTRNVKPPSNQWTTYEFNIVDCRYVRVLAQETLAMSIYEVDIYKQEAAQALADHSHALLT, encoded by the coding sequence ATGGGCCAATCAGGTTTGCAGTGGGACCCGGCTGACTATGTAAGCGTTGACAGGCTCAACCAAAAAGACATCTTTACCGGGACTGCAACACAGATCGACGCAATCAAAACCACGTACGCCGGCATGCGCGTCTACTGCACTCAGGCTGGCGGCATCAACAACTTGGAGGCTGATGTCCTCTATATCCGCAATTCGCAGAACACAGCATGGATAAAAATCGCAAGAATGAACCAAGAAGCCAACCCAAAGCAGGTGACCTTTTCTTCCCCTGATTCTTTGGACTGGACTGATCCAGTCTCTGTGACGGTTTCTTCAGGGGGCTCGGAAACTGTCGTTTGCAACCCAAACGCGCCTGACAACTATTATTCGATGTCGGCCAACTACAACCAGCGCGAGGCAGAGCGGATAACCGATACGTCGCTTCGGAACAAGGCGCTGGTTTCGGTCAAATGGTATCTGGCAAAAGGCGGCAGCCCGACTGGAAATGTCGAATGCAGGATTAGAAAAGTCTCTGACGATTCAATAGTTGCGACGGCCACAAACCCTATAGCTGCATCTTCTCTTTCTGAATCATCCTACACGCGTCACACTTTCAATTTCCCAGCAAACACGCTGACTCCAAATGAAGATTGCCGTATAGCAGTCGAATATCCATCTGGCGACGCTTCCAATTACATCAAAGTTGGAGTCCACACAGGGTCTGGTAATACCTATGCCGGCGGCCACCGTGAAGGCTACTCTGGCGCTTGGAACATAACAGACACCTCGCATGACTTTAACATCGAAATAATCTTTGGCTCAGGCGCTAATATCAAGGATAATAACACATCGACAAAGTGGACATCATTGAATGAGGCTAATCCATGGGCTTATGTCGAGGTTGCCTCTACAAGCAAGCCAACAGGTGCGATCAGGGTTTTCTGGGGCAATTCTAACGAAACCCCGACCAACTACAAGGTCCAGCACTCCAATAACGCAAGCTCTTGGACTGACCTGCTGACAAGGAACGTCAAGCCGCCATCAAACCAATGGACGACGTACGAGTTCAACATCGTCGACTGCCGCTATGTCAGGGTCCTGGCCCAAGAAACCTTGGCAATGTCAATCTATGAAGTCGATATTTACAAACAGGAAGCTGCCCAAGCTTTGGCAGACCATAGCCATGCCCTGCTAACCTAA
- a CDS encoding type II toxin-antitoxin system RelE/ParE family toxin: protein MPKKEFFVEGSKDFMKVYESLPRTSQLKKDIDNAISELKKDPLKGERIQQQLWPKEYVKKYGINNLFRYRLGGGYRLTYTIVGRPNGTTSVLLDALTHKEYDKLFGYSTS from the coding sequence TTGCCTAAAAAAGAGTTCTTTGTCGAAGGCTCGAAGGACTTTATGAAAGTGTACGAGTCGTTGCCCCGCACAAGTCAGCTGAAGAAGGATATCGACAACGCCATTTCAGAGCTAAAGAAGGATCCTCTGAAAGGCGAAAGAATACAACAGCAACTATGGCCAAAAGAATATGTCAAAAAGTATGGCATTAACAACCTGTTTAGATATCGCCTCGGTGGAGGCTACAGGCTCACGTACACTATTGTTGGCAGGCCAAACGGAACAACCTCGGTATTACTTGACGCTCTAACTCACAAAGAGTATGACAAATTATTTGGTTATAGTACCAGTTAG
- a CDS encoding ATPase AAA translates to MSENRISRRVVESYGRNKEQKLAFLEDSDIQLLGLNQQQQDCLVITGKRKASAWAYSMRYSNNSSQNGIGLDAAMRNIADVSIGDTVVIEKVTPLAGERVILKPVEEIIPGISARVMEYVPFAIKDNPLAVGERIWYSFDGTTFVFDVADVQPKNASAIVVSKNTKFAVG, encoded by the coding sequence TTGAGCGAGAACAGGATATCTCGTAGAGTCGTCGAGTCCTATGGAAGAAACAAGGAGCAGAAGTTGGCTTTTCTTGAAGATTCTGACATCCAGCTACTTGGTTTAAACCAGCAACAGCAGGACTGCCTCGTGATAACCGGCAAGCGCAAGGCCTCTGCTTGGGCGTACTCGATGCGCTACAGTAACAACTCAAGCCAAAATGGAATTGGACTGGATGCTGCAATGCGAAATATTGCCGATGTTTCAATTGGAGATACGGTAGTCATTGAAAAAGTTACGCCGCTTGCCGGAGAGCGAGTAATTCTAAAGCCAGTAGAGGAGATAATACCAGGGATTTCGGCCAGAGTCATGGAGTATGTACCGTTTGCCATCAAAGATAATCCGCTGGCAGTTGGAGAGCGAATCTGGTATTCCTTTGATGGAACTACGTTTGTGTTTGATGTCGCAGACGTTCAGCCGAAAAATGCCAGTGCCATAGTCGTTTCAAAGAATACTAAATTTGCAGTAGGGTAG
- a CDS encoding zinc finger C2H2 domain-containing protein: MAIERCDKCGKSFMSKSEVERHKMWEHPVPVSPFEERPAAAVNNNNGINPDEVHKLTSDVMAGTRSKGSSAIGSGQRRRVPFRT; the protein is encoded by the coding sequence ATGGCAATAGAAAGATGCGACAAATGCGGCAAGTCATTCATGAGCAAGTCAGAGGTTGAGCGCCACAAGATGTGGGAGCATCCAGTGCCAGTATCGCCTTTTGAAGAGCGGCCTGCTGCAGCCGTCAATAATAACAATGGCATTAATCCTGACGAAGTGCACAAGCTGACAAGCGACGTGATGGCTGGTACAAGAAGTAAAGGTTCCTCAGCAATTGGCAGCGGGCAAAGAAGAAGAGTCCCATTCAGAACCTAA
- a CDS encoding phosphoglycolate phosphatase: MAAIKVFAVDIDGTLTENGGGAIHLAALAKLRYLERLGYNVVYVTGRSSIEAYVLAVFGGTTRIAVGENGGAITIAPQEHKLLASREKCMEGYEVLKKSIDGVQIKPVFPRMTEVVLLRTFDLKEGQKILEEHNLPLYLSDSKYAFHINEKGVDKGYGLAEALKMLKADPEETVAIGDSETDVPMYGICGCSIALGHAEESVKKKADHVVAGSEGAGLAEAIDYVAFNYLGVKKAQ; encoded by the coding sequence TTGGCAGCAATCAAGGTCTTCGCGGTGGACATTGACGGCACCCTTACTGAAAACGGGGGAGGTGCGATACACCTGGCGGCTCTAGCAAAGCTCCGCTACCTTGAGAGGCTGGGCTATAACGTTGTATATGTCACCGGCAGGTCTTCGATCGAAGCGTATGTCCTTGCAGTATTTGGCGGCACCACCAGAATTGCGGTTGGAGAAAACGGTGGCGCAATAACAATCGCGCCACAGGAGCACAAGTTGCTGGCAAGCAGGGAAAAGTGCATGGAGGGGTATGAAGTGCTGAAAAAGAGCATTGACGGCGTGCAGATAAAGCCGGTGTTTCCGAGGATGACCGAAGTGGTTCTGCTGCGCACGTTTGACCTGAAAGAGGGCCAGAAAATCTTGGAAGAGCATAACCTGCCGCTGTATCTGTCAGACAGCAAGTACGCTTTTCACATCAACGAAAAAGGGGTCGACAAGGGATACGGGCTTGCAGAGGCTTTGAAGATGCTCAAGGCAGACCCGGAAGAGACGGTCGCGATAGGCGACAGCGAAACCGACGTGCCGATGTACGGTATTTGCGGCTGCAGCATTGCGCTTGGGCACGCCGAGGAAAGCGTCAAGAAAAAGGCTGATCACGTGGTCGCCGGCAGTGAAGGAGCCGGCCTTGCCGAAGCCATAGATTACGTTGCGTTCAACTACCTTGGGGTGAAGAAGGCGCAATGA
- a CDS encoding arginine--tRNA ligase — protein sequence MTFRLFRNDVRRLVKQALDNAGYPAVEFDVSEPPQKEFGDLSCNVAFLLARHAKKPPQKIAAELVEAIRLNIKDTCVLSAETAGGHINFKADYSRLSPATLGQVLKSPENYGYPDSGQGRHIVIEHTSVNPNKALHVGHMRNVIIGDTLYRIMKATNHRTTVLNYVDDSGLQVADIVVGFKFSGFNVEPPKGKKFDHYCGDEVYVKINEMYEKDPLLAEKRKLVLKEIEEGKSEIARFATDITLRVLNEQLKTCWRMKARYDLLNFESHIVVSKLWSKTFELLKKERLTHFEEEGKNKGCWVIEAKDEEDKVLVRSDGTATYIAKDIPYAAWKLGLIEDPFSYREYLGQWDGSMLYATTLGGSDKPTAAKKFNGGERVITIIDSRQARLQRIISQVLSKIGAGTQEYFHLSYEAVTLSSETAKAFGIDIGDRQFMHMSGRKGIYVNADYVLDTLHTKAYEEVKTRNPGFTEEQLNAIAEEIAISAIRYNMIKQDLDKIITFDVKESLSLEGDTGPYLQYAYARSQRILEKSGQDIAGSNFAFDRLAHESEIALIKEIAKLDLVVEDAAKSLSPKSLARYAYNLATTFNLFYEKVPVLKEQDADIRMARLALVKAFGVALKNALDVLGITALDHM from the coding sequence ATGACGTTCCGGCTGTTCAGGAACGATGTGCGCAGACTGGTCAAGCAGGCTCTAGATAATGCAGGGTATCCTGCCGTCGAATTTGACGTGTCCGAACCACCGCAAAAAGAATTTGGCGACCTGTCATGCAACGTCGCGTTCCTTCTGGCTAGGCACGCCAAAAAGCCACCGCAAAAGATAGCGGCTGAACTGGTCGAAGCGATCAGGCTGAACATCAAGGATACATGCGTCCTGTCGGCAGAGACTGCCGGCGGCCACATCAACTTCAAGGCCGACTATTCGCGCCTGTCGCCAGCGACTCTTGGACAGGTGCTCAAGAGCCCAGAAAATTATGGCTACCCAGACTCGGGGCAGGGCCGGCACATCGTCATAGAGCATACAAGCGTCAACCCGAACAAGGCGCTCCATGTGGGCCATATGCGCAACGTGATAATCGGCGATACGCTCTACCGCATAATGAAGGCCACGAACCACCGGACGACGGTGCTCAACTACGTTGACGACTCCGGCCTGCAGGTCGCCGACATTGTAGTGGGCTTCAAGTTCTCCGGCTTTAATGTCGAACCGCCCAAGGGCAAAAAGTTTGACCACTATTGCGGCGACGAGGTGTACGTCAAGATAAACGAGATGTATGAGAAGGACCCTCTACTGGCAGAAAAGCGCAAGCTGGTGCTCAAGGAGATAGAGGAGGGCAAGTCAGAGATCGCACGCTTTGCCACGGATATTACGTTGCGCGTGCTGAACGAGCAGTTGAAGACGTGCTGGCGCATGAAGGCGCGGTACGACCTATTGAATTTCGAGTCGCACATCGTCGTATCGAAACTGTGGAGCAAGACGTTTGAGCTGCTAAAGAAAGAAAGGCTCACTCATTTTGAAGAGGAGGGCAAGAACAAGGGCTGCTGGGTCATAGAGGCCAAGGATGAGGAGGACAAGGTCCTTGTGAGGAGCGACGGCACGGCCACGTACATTGCAAAGGACATCCCCTATGCCGCGTGGAAGCTGGGGCTTATCGAAGACCCGTTCTCCTACCGGGAGTATCTCGGGCAGTGGGACGGCTCGATGCTTTATGCCACTACGCTTGGGGGTAGCGACAAGCCTACAGCAGCCAAGAAATTCAACGGGGGCGAGCGCGTCATTACGATAATTGACTCGCGGCAGGCCCGCCTGCAGAGGATAATATCACAGGTGCTCTCAAAGATCGGTGCCGGCACCCAAGAATACTTCCACTTGAGCTACGAGGCGGTGACCCTCAGTTCAGAAACCGCCAAGGCGTTTGGGATCGACATCGGCGACCGGCAGTTCATGCACATGTCTGGCAGAAAGGGCATCTATGTCAACGCCGACTATGTGCTTGACACACTGCACACCAAAGCGTACGAAGAGGTAAAGACGAGGAACCCTGGCTTTACAGAAGAGCAGCTGAACGCCATAGCAGAAGAGATCGCGATATCGGCGATACGTTACAACATGATAAAACAGGATCTTGATAAGATAATCACCTTTGACGTAAAAGAGTCGCTGAGCCTTGAAGGTGACACCGGACCATACCTGCAGTACGCCTATGCGCGCTCGCAGCGCATACTGGAAAAATCAGGTCAGGATATCGCAGGGAGCAACTTTGCCTTTGACCGGCTCGCTCACGAATCGGAGATAGCACTGATAAAAGAGATAGCCAAGCTCGACCTTGTTGTCGAGGACGCGGCAAAATCATTGTCGCCCAAGTCGCTTGCGCGCTATGCCTACAACCTTGCGACGACATTCAACCTGTTCTATGAGAAGGTGCCCGTGTTGAAAGAGCAGGACGCTGACATCAGGATGGCGCGCCTTGCCCTTGTCAAGGCTTTTGGAGTTGCGCTGAAAAACGCGCTTGACGTGCTGGG